A genomic segment from Triticum dicoccoides isolate Atlit2015 ecotype Zavitan chromosome 1A, WEW_v2.0, whole genome shotgun sequence encodes:
- the LOC119358181 gene encoding FT-interacting protein 7-like: protein MAKPPAQVAPGSAYNLVETKPPLPAKLGPRGAAMAATKMASTYDMVEPMKYLYVSVVKARDLPTMDVTGALDPYVEVKLGNFKGVTKHLVKNHNPVWRQTFAFSFANLQSNQLEVIVKDKDTIHDDFVGRIVLDVSDIPECIPPDSPLAPQWYNLSDTHGERFRHGHSLGEIMLAVWIGTQADEAFPEAYHSGAHPLSTAGLTNTRSKVYYSPKLIYLKVCVIGAKDLIGAENSKDPPVKPIITKIQMGGQIRRTRPGQPPANPVWNDEFIFVACEPFEDPLVVTVEEKVAAGRDEPIGRIVIPVAANAPRNDLAKSVASKWFNLSRGMTVDEAAADVTTGTKHREHSKTFASKIHLKMSLETAYHVVEESTHYTSDLQPAAKKLRKSAIGMLEVGILSARGLGGNKNPYCVAKYGAKWVRTRTLLGTAAHAWNEQYIWEVFDLGTVITVAVFNNKNLDGHGDAKDERVGKVRVRLSALESDRVYTHYYPLMALTPGGLKKTGELHLAVRFTCTAWANMLAQYGRPLLPKMHYTSPISVLQLNSLRFLAMQMVATRLGKAEPPLRREVVEYILDADSHMFSLRRSKANFNRIISLFSGALAAGKWFDNICKWKNPLTTSLVHVLFLILVCYPELILSTVFLYIFLIGVWNYRRRPRNPPHMDTVLSHAELAQPDELDEEFDTFPTSKPGDVVRMRYDRLRSVAGRVQTVVGDLAMQGERAQSLLSWRDPRATAMFITLSFIIAIVLYVTPFRVVAVLAGLYLLRHPRLRSKQPSAPFNFYKRLPAKGDMLL, encoded by the coding sequence ATGGCGAAGCCCCCGGCGCAGGTGGCCCCTGGATCAGCGTACAATCTCGTGGAAACGAAGCCGCCCCTTCCCGCGAAGCTCGGCCCGCGCGGCGCGGCGATGGCGGCAACGAAGATGGCGTCCACGTATGACATGGTGGAGCCGATGAAGTACCTGTACGTGAGCGTGGTGAAGGCGCGCGACCTGCCCACCATGGACGTCACCGGCGCGCTGGACCCTTACGTGGAGGTGAAGCTGGGCAACTTCAAAGGCGTGACCAAGCACCTGGTGAAGAACCACAACCCCGTGTGGCGCCAGACGTTCGCCTTCTCCTTCGCCAACCTTCAGTCCAACCAGCTGGAGGTCATCGTCAAGGACAAGGACACGATCCACGATGACTTCGTCGGCCGCATAGTCCTGGACGTGTCCGACATCCCCGAGTGCATCCCGCCCGACAGCCCGCTGGCCCCGCAGTGGTACAACCTCTCTGATACCCATGGGGAGAGGTTCCGCCATGGCCACAGCCTCGGCGAGATCATGCTCGCCGTCTGGATCGGCACCCAGGCCGACGAAGCATTCCCAGAAGCGTACCACTCGGGCGCGCACCCGCTGTCGACCGCGGGGCTCACTAACACGCGCTCCAAGGTGTACTACTCCCCCAAGCTCATCTACCTCAAGGTATGTGTCATCGGGGCGAAGGACCTCATCGGCGCGGAGAATTCAAAGGACCCGCCGGTCAAGCCCATCATCACCAAGATCCAGATGGGCGGCCAGATCCGCCGGACACGACCGGGGCAGCCGCCGGCAAACCCGGTGTGGAACGACGAGTTCATATTCGTGGCCTGCGAGCCGTTCGAGGACCCGCTGGTGGTGACGGTGGAGGAGAAGGTTGCCGCCGGGAGAGACGAGCCCATTGGCCGCATCGTCATCCCCGTGGCGGCAAACGCGCCGCGCAACGACCTGGCCAAGTCGGTGGCGTCAAAATGGTTCAACCTGTCGCGCGGGATGACGGtagacgaggcggcggcggatgtCACGACGGGGACCAAGCACCGTGAGCATTCCAAGACGTTCGCCAGCAAGATCCACCTCAAGATGAGCCTAGAGACGGCGTACCATGTGGTGGAGGAGTCGACGCACTACACCAGCGACCTGCAGCCGGCGGCGAAGAAGCTGCGGAAGAGCGCCATCGGCATGCTCGAGGTGGGCATCCTCAGCGCACGCGGCCTCGGCGGCAACAAGAACCCCTACTGCGTCGCCAAGTACGGAGCCAAGTGGGTGCGCACACGCACGCTGCTCGGTACCGCGGCACACGCGTGGAACGAGCAGTACATCTGGGAGGTTTTTGACCTTGGCACCGTCATCACCGTCGCCGTCTTCAACAACAAAAATCTCGACGGCCATGGCGACGCCAAGGACGAGAGGGTCGGCAAGGTGCGCGTCCGCCTCTCGGCGTTGGAGTCAGACCGGGTGTACACGCACTACTACCCGCTCATGGCACTGACCCCGGGTGGGCTTAAGAAAACGGGGGAGCTCCACTTGGCCGTCCGGTTCACTTGCACGGCATGGGCCAACATGCTGGCACAGTACGGGCGACCGCTGTTGCCCAAGATGCACTACACGAGCCCCATCTCCGTGCTGCAGCTCAACTCCCTCCGGTTCCTGGCGATGCAGATGGTGGCGACGCGATTGGGCAAAGCGGAGCCGCCGCTGCGGCGGGAGGTGGTGGAGTACATACTGGACGCGGACTCGCACATGTTCAGCCTGCGCCGGAGCAAGGCCAACTTCAACCGCATCATCTCGCTCTTCTCCGGCGCCTTGGCGGCCGGCAAGTGGTTCGACAACATCTGCAAGTGGAAGAACCCGCTGACCACCAGCCTCGTCCACGTCTTGTTCCTCATCCTCGTGTGCTACCCGGAGCTGATCTTGTCGACGGTGTTTCTGTACATATTCCTGATCGGGGTGTGGAACTACCGGCGGCGGCCGCGGAACCCGCCGCACATGGACACGGTGTTGTCGCACGCGGAGCTGGCGCAGCCGGACGAGCTGGACGAGGAGTTCGACACGTTCCCGACGTCCAAGCCGGGCGATGTGGTGCGTATGAGGTACGACCGGCTGAGGAGTGTCGCCGGCAGGGTGCAAACAGTGGTCGGCGACCTGGCCATGCAGGGGGAGCGTGCCCAGTCCTTGCTCAGCTGGCGCGACCCTAGGGCCACCGCTATGTTCATCACGCTCTCCTTCATCATCGCCATCGTGCTCTATGTGACGCCATTTCGGGTGGTGGCCGTCCTCGCCGGCCTGTACCTCCTCCGACACCCCCGCCTCCGGAGCAAGCAGCCGTCGGCGCCCTTCAACTTCTACAAGCGCCTCCCAGCCAAGGGTGATATGCTCCTATGA